The stretch of DNA GAGAGGACCGCGGCGGGGCTGCGCGCCTTCGGGTTCACGGGTTGACGCCCGTCGAAAGCACGGAGCACACGCCACGGGTCTCCGCGCCGCGCGCGCCGAAGGACCGGGAGACCGGCCTGGGCGGCGGCGCACGGGTGGCTGGACACCTGCTGCTGTGGGCGGGCGGCGGCGCGGCCCTCCTGCTCTCCATCGCCGTGGCCGTGACCATCGGGCCCGCCGCGATCAGCGTGGGCGACGTGTGGACCGTGGTGCTCTCGCACCTCGGCCGGGCCGGGCCCACGGAGCTCACGCCCATCCGTGAGGGCATCGTCTGGGACCTGCGGATGCCACGCACCCTGCTCGCCGCGATCTGTGGCGCCGGACTCGCCGTCTGCGGAGCGGTCATGCAGTCGCTGCTGCGCAACCCGCTCGCCGACCCCTTCGTCCTAGGTGTCTCCTCGGGGGCCTCGACCGGCGCCGTCCTCGTCGTGGTGCTCGGAGTCGGCGGCGGCGCGATATCCGTCTCCGCGGGGGCCTTCGTCGGCGCCCTCTTCTCCTTCGGTGTCGTCCTGCTGCTCAGCCACACCCTCGGCGGCTCCACCGACCGCGTGGTGCTCTCCGGCGTCGCGGCGATGCAACTGTTCTCCGCGCTGACCTCCTTCGTGGTGATGACGGCCGCCGACGCGGAGACGACCCGCGGAGTCCTCTTCTGGCTCCTGGGCTCCCTCGGCGGCGTCGGCTGGAGCGACGTGTGGGTCTGCCTGGCGGTGCTCGTCGTCGCGCTCGCGGTCTTCGCCGCACGGGCCCGTGCCCTCGACGCCTTCGCCTTCGGGCAGGACGCGGCCGCCACCCTCGGCGTGAACGTCGCGAGGACCCGACTGCTCCTGCTCTCGGTGACCGCGCTCCTGACGGCCGCCCTGGTCAGCTCGGCCGGAGCCATCGGCTTCGTCGGCCTGGTCCTGCCGCACGCCGCCCGCGCGCTCGTCGGCGCGGCCCACGGCAGGCTGCTCCTCGTCACGGCGCTCGCGGGAGCGGTCTTCCTGGTCTGGGTCGACACCCTCGCGAGGACCGTCCTCCAGCCGCAGGACATTCCGGTCGGCGTGGTCACCTCACTCGTCGGGGTGCCCGCCTTCGTCGTCGTACTGCGCCGCACCAGGGGCACGCGATGAGTCGCCTCCGCCCGCGAGGCGGAGCAGGAGCGGCGGCCGGCCCACGCCCGAGGGGCACGACGGCCGGCCCACGCCCGCGAAATACGCCGGACACCACCGCCACCCACCCCGGGCTGAGCGGAGAGCGGGTGAGCAGGACCGCGGGTGGCTCCCTGATCCTCGACGGCGTCACGCTCACGCCCCGACCGGGCGCGACGGTCGGGCTGCTCGGCCCCAACGGTTCCGGCAAGTCGACCCTGCTGCGTCTCCTCGGCGGGGTCCTCGCCCCTTCCTCGGGCGTGGTGCGCCTCGACGGACGGCCGCTCCCCGAGATCGGCAGGCGCGATCTGGCCCGCCGGGTGGCCGTCGTCGACCAGCATTCCGACACACAGGTCGAGCTGACGGTACGGGACGTCGTACGGCTCGGCCG from Streptomyces tsukubensis encodes:
- a CDS encoding FecCD family ABC transporter permease; this translates as MGGGARVAGHLLLWAGGGAALLLSIAVAVTIGPAAISVGDVWTVVLSHLGRAGPTELTPIREGIVWDLRMPRTLLAAICGAGLAVCGAVMQSLLRNPLADPFVLGVSSGASTGAVLVVVLGVGGGAISVSAGAFVGALFSFGVVLLLSHTLGGSTDRVVLSGVAAMQLFSALTSFVVMTAADAETTRGVLFWLLGSLGGVGWSDVWVCLAVLVVALAVFAARARALDAFAFGQDAAATLGVNVARTRLLLLSVTALLTAALVSSAGAIGFVGLVLPHAARALVGAAHGRLLLVTALAGAVFLVWVDTLARTVLQPQDIPVGVVTSLVGVPAFVVVLRRTRGTR